One region of Gossypium raimondii isolate GPD5lz chromosome 6, ASM2569854v1, whole genome shotgun sequence genomic DNA includes:
- the LOC105772626 gene encoding polyphenol oxidase, chloroplastic, producing MATISPSITSSFLPKKSKYSIIKNPKFKNPKSIPCKAINGEQEHPKHKFDRRDVLIGLGGLYYGAASLNDAMAAPISAPEMEKCGRADVPEGVQTTDCCPPVSKRILDFKPPFSNSPVRVRPAAHLVDDEYIRKYSKAIELMKALPHDDPRSFMQQANVHCAYCEGAYDQVGFPNLELQVHNSWLFFPFHRYYLYFFERILGHLIDDPTFGLPFWNWDSPAGMWMPDMFMDTNSSLYDKFRNSRHYPPTMVDLDYNGEDEHETKMNKDQVKSNLSIMYRQMVSNAKTPRLFLGGPFRAGDEPYQGSGSIENVPHGPVHVWCGDDKQPNGEDMGTFYSAARDPIFYAHHSNVDRMWSVWKTIENINRKDFDDPDWLNASFLFYDENANLVRVKVRDCLDHRNLGYVYQFVDLPWLKEKPTPRKLTKKNKAPPPPVSSTEFVLDKPVRVNVERPRKSRSKTEKEEKEEILVIDIELKGDLFVKFDVYVNDEDDAGSNIGSENTEFAGSYVNVPNKHKQGKTLKTRLRLGLTDLLEDLGADDDDGIVVTLVPKYGKGNIKISGIKIEFDN from the coding sequence ATGGCTACCATTTCCCCATCCATTACCTCTTCGTTCcttccaaaaaaatcaaaatattctataattaaaaaccctaaattcaaaaaccctaaatcaattCCCTGCAAAGCCATTAATGGTGAACAAGAACACCCTAAGCACAAGTTTGATCGAAGGGACGTTCTCATTGGCCTTGGAGGCCTTTATTATGGAGCAGCTAGCCTTAACGATGCAATGGCGGCCCCGATATCTGCCCCAGAGATGGAAAAATGTGGTCGTGCCGATGTACCCGAAGGTGTCCAGACGACCGATTGTTGCCCACCGGTGTCAAAAAGGATCTTAGATTTTAAACCGCCATTTTCAAATTCACCAGTACGAGTCCGGCCGGCGGCGCATTTAGTCGATGATGAATATATAAGGAAATATTCTAAGGCgattgagcttatgaaagctcttccACATGATGATCCACGTAGTTTCATGCAACAAGCTAATGTTCATTGTGCTTATTGTGAAGGAGCTTATGATCAAGTAGGGTTTCCAAATCTTGAACTTCAAGTTCATAATTCATggctttttttcccttttcatcgatattatttatattttttcgaGAGGATTTTAGGCCATTTGATTGATGACCCGACTTTCGGTTTGCCGTTCTGGAACTGGGATTCTCCTGCCGGTATGTGGATGCCTGATATGTTTATGGATACTAACTCATCTCTTTATGATAAGTTTCGTAACTCGAGGCATTACCCGCCAACAATGGTGGATTTGGATTATAACGGTGAGGACGAACACGAAACGAAAATGAACAAAGATCAAGTGAAAAGTAACCTAAGTATTATGTATAGGCAAATGGTTTCAAATGCTAAAACCCCTAGACTTTTCCTCGGTGGACCATTTCGAGCTGGTGATGAACCATATCAAGGTTCGGGTTCTATCGAAAATGTTCCGCATGGACCTGTTCATGTATGGTGCGGCGACGATAAACAACCCAACGGTGAAGATATGGGAACTTTTTATTCAGCTGCGAGAGACCCCATTTTTTACGCTCATCATTCGAACGTTGATCGAATGTGGAGTGTTTGGAAAACCATAGAAAATATCAATAGAAAAGATTTCGATGATCCGGATTGGCTTAATGCATCGTTTCTTTTCTACGATGAAAACGCGAATCTGGTTCGTGTTAAAGTTCGTGATTGTCTTGACCATCGAAACTTAGGTTATGTCTATCAATTTGTTGATCTTCCATGGCTGAAAGAGAAGCCAACACCACGAAAGCTAACAAAGAAGAACAAAGCCCCGCCGCCGCCTGTTTCGAGCACGGAATTCGTTTTGGATAAACCCGTGAGGGTGAACGTCGAAAGGCCGAGGAAATCGAGGAGCAAAACTGAAAAGGAAGAGAAAGAGGAGATATTGGTGATTGACATTGAGTTGAAGGGAGATTTGTTTGTCAAATTCGACGTTTACGTGAACGACGAGGATGATGCAGGTTCGAACATTGGGTCTGAAAATACCGAGTTCGCAGGGAGCTATGTTAATGTcccaaataaacataaacaagGGAAGACATTGAAGACACGTTTGAGATTAGGATTAACAGATTTGTTGGAAGATTTAGGGgcagatgatgatgatggtatTGTGGTGACTTTGGTGCCTAAATATGGAAAGGGTAACATCAAGATTAGTGGCATCAAGATTGagtttgataattaa